Proteins found in one Quercus robur chromosome 2, dhQueRobu3.1, whole genome shotgun sequence genomic segment:
- the LOC126715167 gene encoding uncharacterized protein LOC126715167 isoform X1: MKKLSLIMAFLISCWFIIESVIIPDGFRKWFCLSFFINPFVLFICQIFLWLKLLREWLLLIAILPLITSYLGLYNFILFRSGLSDFFSFTRLNTAEVVEEDEYFETLQGFNQNQNFDSYMCSSLETIPCKLTIYNIQMYKLEEKNDYEDSILHEDERSEETMFDLDEDTSINEYLSSICSFDSSVEEVNSSDCMSSCSSSGLPATHLDMNENWSSNCDSYSPVKAREVTNGRDKEESDTFYKNYAERMRWFDILNYDRTCGINTILNKQLESPNSLERIEQVDFSVSHIPCSTKARKKLLRSLESDFEMVYVAQSCLSWEALHHQYKKVKSLASSSSQNCILHSNVAGEFQKFLVLLERFMEDERCGGKRVWNYVQGRFSLKSLLQVPEVLGFLDVEKEEVKAETLNIKEVLKVIEQCIQAFWEFLETDNRKSWWKFSSSLWINPPVEDPRSLRLLADLTKRLQKKELWLKHLQGERRCWFKQVVNPPKESQKMEILCTMIDMKLVSRVLQMPLVTTSQLQWCKEKIDNIEFKEGIIIRACTGPLFPP, encoded by the exons ATGAAGAAGTTAAGTCTGATAATGGCTTTTCTTATATCCTGTTGGTTCATTATTGAATCTGTAATCATCCCAGATGGATTTCGAAAATGGTTTTGCTTGAGCTTTTTTATCAATCcctttgttctttttatttgccAGATCTTCCTGTGGCTCAAATTGCTAAGGGAATGGCTTTTATTAATAGCCATTCTTCCTCTTATAACTTCTTATCTtggtttatataattttatactttttagaAGTGGTCTCTCTGACTTTTTCTCATTCACTAGATTGAACACTGCAGAAGTAGTAGAAGAGGATGAGTATTTTGAAACTCTACAGGGTttcaatcaaaatcaaaattttgattcaTATATGTGTTCCAGCCTTGAAACTATACCGTGCAAGCTGACAATATACAACATTCAGATGTACAAATTAGAAGAGAAGAATGACTATGAAGATTCAATTCTTCATGAGGATGAAAGATCAGAAGAAACAATGTTTGATCTCGATGAAGATACAAGTATCAATGAGTATTTGTCATCCATTTGTAGCTTCGATTCATCAGTGGAAGAAGTAAATTCTAGTGACTGTATGAGTTCCTGTTCTAGCTCTGGTTTACCAGCCACACATTTAGACATGAATGAAAATTGGTCATCGAATTGTGACTCCTATTCCCCAGTCAAAGCAAGAGAAGTAACTAATGGACGTGACAAGGAAGAATCTGATACATTTTACAAGAATTATGCTGAAAGAATGAGATGGTTTGACATACTGAATTACGATAGAACATGTGGAATAA ATACAATCTTGAACAAGCAATTGGAATCACCTAACTCATTAGAAAGAATTGAGCAAGTGGATTTCTCAGTCTCACATATCCCATGTAGCACAAAGGCCAGAAAAAAGCTGCTAAGAAGCCTAGAAAGTGACTTTGAAATGGTTTATGTGGCTCAGTCATGCTTGTCCTGGGAAGCTCTCCATCATCAATACAAAAAAGTGAAGTCTCTTGCAAGTTCTAGCTCTCAAAATTGCATCTTGCACTCCAATGTGGCAGGAGAATTCCAAAAGTTTTTAGTACTGCTAGAGAGATTCATGGAAGATGAAAGGTGTGGAGGGAAAAGGGTTTGGAATTATGTTCAAGGGAGATTTTCTCTCAAAAGTCTTCTCCAAGTTCCAGAGGTTTTAG GCTTTTTAGATGTGGAAAAGGAAGAAGTGAAGGCAGAAACCTTGAATATAAAAGAAGTGTTGAAGGTCATAGAGCAATGCATACAGGCTTTTTGGGAGTTTTTGGAAACAGACAATAGGAAGTCTTGGTGGAAATTCAGCAGCTCATTATGGATTAATCCACCTGTGGAAGACCCAAGAAGTTTGCGTCTATTAGCTGATCTCACCAAGAGACTTCAAAAG aagGAACTATGGCTGAAACATTTACAAGGAGAGAGGAGATGTTGGTTCAAGCAAGTAGTGAACCCTCCCAAAGAGTCACAAAAAATGGAGATTTTATGTACAATGATAGATATGAAGCTTGTGTCAAGGGTGCTCCAAATGCCTCTGGTTACCACTTCCCAACTCCAGTGGTGCAAAGAGAAGATTGACAACATAGAGTTCAAAGAAGGGATAATTATAAGGGCTTGCACTGGTCCCTTGTTTCCACCTTGA
- the LOC126715167 gene encoding uncharacterized protein LOC126715167 isoform X2, with the protein MKKLSLIMAFLISCWFIIESVIIPDGFRKWFCLSFFINPFVLFICQIFLWLKLLREWLLLIAILPLITSYLGLYNFILFRSGLSDFFSFTRLNTAEVVEEDEYFETLQGFNQNQNFDSYMCSSLETIPCKLTIYNIQMYKLEEKNDYEDSILHEDERSEETMFDLDEDTSINEYLSSICSFDSSVEEVNSSDCMSSCSSSGLPATHLDMNENWSSNCDSYSPVKAREVTNGRDKEESDTFYKNYAERMRWFDILNYDRTCGINTILNKQLESPNSLERIEQVDFSVSHIPCSTKARKKLLRSLESDFEMVYVAQSCLSWEALHHQYKKVKSLASSSSQNCILHSNVAGEFQKFLVLLERFMEDERCGGKRVWNYVQGRFSLKSLLQVPEVLGFLDVEKEEVKAETLNIKEVLKVIEQCIQAFWEFLETDNRKSWWKFSSSLWINPPVEDPRSLRLLADLTKRLQKELWLKHLQGERRCWFKQVVNPPKESQKMEILCTMIDMKLVSRVLQMPLVTTSQLQWCKEKIDNIEFKEGIIIRACTGPLFPP; encoded by the exons ATGAAGAAGTTAAGTCTGATAATGGCTTTTCTTATATCCTGTTGGTTCATTATTGAATCTGTAATCATCCCAGATGGATTTCGAAAATGGTTTTGCTTGAGCTTTTTTATCAATCcctttgttctttttatttgccAGATCTTCCTGTGGCTCAAATTGCTAAGGGAATGGCTTTTATTAATAGCCATTCTTCCTCTTATAACTTCTTATCTtggtttatataattttatactttttagaAGTGGTCTCTCTGACTTTTTCTCATTCACTAGATTGAACACTGCAGAAGTAGTAGAAGAGGATGAGTATTTTGAAACTCTACAGGGTttcaatcaaaatcaaaattttgattcaTATATGTGTTCCAGCCTTGAAACTATACCGTGCAAGCTGACAATATACAACATTCAGATGTACAAATTAGAAGAGAAGAATGACTATGAAGATTCAATTCTTCATGAGGATGAAAGATCAGAAGAAACAATGTTTGATCTCGATGAAGATACAAGTATCAATGAGTATTTGTCATCCATTTGTAGCTTCGATTCATCAGTGGAAGAAGTAAATTCTAGTGACTGTATGAGTTCCTGTTCTAGCTCTGGTTTACCAGCCACACATTTAGACATGAATGAAAATTGGTCATCGAATTGTGACTCCTATTCCCCAGTCAAAGCAAGAGAAGTAACTAATGGACGTGACAAGGAAGAATCTGATACATTTTACAAGAATTATGCTGAAAGAATGAGATGGTTTGACATACTGAATTACGATAGAACATGTGGAATAA ATACAATCTTGAACAAGCAATTGGAATCACCTAACTCATTAGAAAGAATTGAGCAAGTGGATTTCTCAGTCTCACATATCCCATGTAGCACAAAGGCCAGAAAAAAGCTGCTAAGAAGCCTAGAAAGTGACTTTGAAATGGTTTATGTGGCTCAGTCATGCTTGTCCTGGGAAGCTCTCCATCATCAATACAAAAAAGTGAAGTCTCTTGCAAGTTCTAGCTCTCAAAATTGCATCTTGCACTCCAATGTGGCAGGAGAATTCCAAAAGTTTTTAGTACTGCTAGAGAGATTCATGGAAGATGAAAGGTGTGGAGGGAAAAGGGTTTGGAATTATGTTCAAGGGAGATTTTCTCTCAAAAGTCTTCTCCAAGTTCCAGAGGTTTTAG GCTTTTTAGATGTGGAAAAGGAAGAAGTGAAGGCAGAAACCTTGAATATAAAAGAAGTGTTGAAGGTCATAGAGCAATGCATACAGGCTTTTTGGGAGTTTTTGGAAACAGACAATAGGAAGTCTTGGTGGAAATTCAGCAGCTCATTATGGATTAATCCACCTGTGGAAGACCCAAGAAGTTTGCGTCTATTAGCTGATCTCACCAAGAGACTTCAAAAG GAACTATGGCTGAAACATTTACAAGGAGAGAGGAGATGTTGGTTCAAGCAAGTAGTGAACCCTCCCAAAGAGTCACAAAAAATGGAGATTTTATGTACAATGATAGATATGAAGCTTGTGTCAAGGGTGCTCCAAATGCCTCTGGTTACCACTTCCCAACTCCAGTGGTGCAAAGAGAAGATTGACAACATAGAGTTCAAAGAAGGGATAATTATAAGGGCTTGCACTGGTCCCTTGTTTCCACCTTGA
- the LOC126715168 gene encoding defective in cullin neddylation protein AAR3 isoform X1: protein MDPSGSTQFDICEIYRQYCDITSGNVYVNGNEGYKQDDESQTAKISRDTLNQLLKLVESRVHTRIIFYELSKLMSKLDLVVDFSEFSRFYDFVFLICRENGQKNITVSKAVTAWKLVLAGRFRLLNQWCDFVEKNQRHNISEDTWQQVLAFSRCVHENLEGYDPEGAWPVLIDDFVEHMYRVSGTNDNANFFCNCGNSESQSSVFEEPLPGLKDFPGLKRKVLEDLQQDEMRSSSTFPHYTDRDPALSFKRIRLTSPRPANWEDNPPGNTTEDCMEITRHNSPLCSSKSPCAVEGCLSQGFAGLLSTRVCLQFDQERRVSFT from the exons ATGGATCCCTCCGGGTCGACCCAGTTCGATATCTGCGAGATTTACAGGCAATATTGTG ATATTACATCAGGAAATGTATATGTTAATGGGAATGAGGGCTACAAACAAGACGATGAATCACAAACGGCTAAAATTTCAAGAGACACATTGAACCAGCTCTTAAAATTGGTGGAGTCAAGGGTTCACACAAG gattattttttatgaactttCCAAGCTCATGTCAAAGCTAGACTTGGTG GTAGACTTTTCTGAATTTTCCCGCTTCTATGACTTTGTTTTCTTAATTTGCCGTGAAAATGGTCAAAAGAACATCA CTGTAAGCAAGGCAGTTACTGCATGGAAATTAGTCCTAGCAGGTAGATTTCGACTGCTGAATCAATGGTGCGACTTTGTTGAG AAAAATCAACGACACAACATCTCTGAGGATACTTGGCAGCAAGTTTTAGCTTTCAGCCGGTGTGTACATGAAAATCTGGAAGGGTATGATCCTGAAG GTGCTTGGCCTGTTCTAATAGATGACTTTGTTGAGCATATGTACAG GGTATCGGGAACTAATGATAATGCTAACTTCTTCTGTAACTGTGGTAATTCAGAATCCCAGTCATCCGTATTCGAGGAACCTCTTCCTG GATTGAAAGATTTTCCTGGTTTGAAGAGGAAGGTACTTGAGGACCTTCAACAGGATGAAATGAGGTCCTCATCCACCTTCCCCCACTATACAGACCGGGATCCTGCTTTGAGTTTTAAGAGAATCAGGCTGACTTCTCCCAGACCGGCAAACTGGGAGGATAATCCACCAGGTAATACTACAGAAGATTGCATGGAAATCACGAGACATAATAGTCCATTGTGCTCTTCCAAGTCTCCATGTGCAGTTGAAGGTTGTTTGTCACAGGGCTTTGCAGGGCTTCTTTCAACACGCGTCTGTTTGCAGTTTGATCAGGAAAGGAGAGTTTCCTTCACATAG
- the LOC126715168 gene encoding defective in cullin neddylation protein AAR3 isoform X2, which yields MDPSGSTQFDICEIYRQYCDITSGNVYVNGNEGYKQDDESQTAKISRDTLNQLLKLVESRVHTRIIFYELSKLMSKLDLVVDFSEFSRFYDFVFLICRENGQKNITVSKAVTAWKLVLAGRFRLLNQWCDFVEKNQRHNISEDTWQQVLAFSRCVHENLEGYDPEGAWPVLIDDFVEHMYRVSGTNDNANFFCNCGNSESQSSVFEEPLPGLKDFPGLKRKVLEDLQQDEMRSSSTFPHYTDRDPALSFKRIRLTSPRPANWEDNPPGLCRASFNTRLFAV from the exons ATGGATCCCTCCGGGTCGACCCAGTTCGATATCTGCGAGATTTACAGGCAATATTGTG ATATTACATCAGGAAATGTATATGTTAATGGGAATGAGGGCTACAAACAAGACGATGAATCACAAACGGCTAAAATTTCAAGAGACACATTGAACCAGCTCTTAAAATTGGTGGAGTCAAGGGTTCACACAAG gattattttttatgaactttCCAAGCTCATGTCAAAGCTAGACTTGGTG GTAGACTTTTCTGAATTTTCCCGCTTCTATGACTTTGTTTTCTTAATTTGCCGTGAAAATGGTCAAAAGAACATCA CTGTAAGCAAGGCAGTTACTGCATGGAAATTAGTCCTAGCAGGTAGATTTCGACTGCTGAATCAATGGTGCGACTTTGTTGAG AAAAATCAACGACACAACATCTCTGAGGATACTTGGCAGCAAGTTTTAGCTTTCAGCCGGTGTGTACATGAAAATCTGGAAGGGTATGATCCTGAAG GTGCTTGGCCTGTTCTAATAGATGACTTTGTTGAGCATATGTACAG GGTATCGGGAACTAATGATAATGCTAACTTCTTCTGTAACTGTGGTAATTCAGAATCCCAGTCATCCGTATTCGAGGAACCTCTTCCTG GATTGAAAGATTTTCCTGGTTTGAAGAGGAAGGTACTTGAGGACCTTCAACAGGATGAAATGAGGTCCTCATCCACCTTCCCCCACTATACAGACCGGGATCCTGCTTTGAGTTTTAAGAGAATCAGGCTGACTTCTCCCAGACCGGCAAACTGGGAGGATAATCCACCAG GGCTTTGCAGGGCTTCTTTCAACACGCGTCTGTTTGCAGTTTGA